From Azospirillum sp. TSA2s, a single genomic window includes:
- a CDS encoding IS66 family transposase, with amino-acid sequence MTVPPRYRLSDAEKDALLIEQAALIERMAARIAELEALVGKPKKTSANSHIPPSQDGPGGKTGKAKRGRKPRPSRPGVARPLTPDPDRTERRLAEECPHCQTALLAAGQRCRHRYDHIDLPEVRPVVTRVELFGGRCGSCGRRYRAEPPAAMPPGTPFGPGIRSLLAYLHHSHHVGFERLSRLLKEVFGLSISEGAIANAFRRMGSAFDTACAAIKTKLLTAPVIASDETTTRVDGVTHWQWVFQSDEAVLHTIAPSRGRAVAADILGDHRPEVWVSDRYAGQQELGQVHQVCLAHVLRDVQYAIDCGDSVVAPKLRDHLRWAIRVGKRRPELKDSTLAAYAAKAERRLDALLGVPAAHPAGRELQRQIKAWRGKFFVFLSDRRVPPTNNVSEQEIRPSVIFRKVTNGFRSDWGPGIHAGYRSVTGTARRQGQSAWTAIRNLIDGTFVVA; translated from the coding sequence ATGACAGTTCCGCCGCGTTATCGCCTGAGCGACGCCGAGAAGGACGCCCTGCTAATCGAGCAGGCGGCGCTGATCGAGCGCATGGCCGCACGGATTGCCGAACTGGAAGCCTTGGTCGGCAAGCCGAAGAAGACCTCGGCGAACTCGCACATCCCGCCGTCCCAGGATGGCCCCGGGGGCAAGACCGGCAAGGCGAAGCGGGGGCGCAAACCGCGGCCGTCCCGTCCCGGTGTCGCGCGGCCGCTCACGCCCGACCCTGATCGCACCGAGCGCCGTCTCGCCGAGGAATGCCCGCATTGCCAAACGGCGCTGTTGGCAGCGGGACAGCGCTGCCGGCATCGCTACGACCACATTGACCTGCCCGAAGTCCGCCCGGTGGTGACGCGGGTGGAGCTGTTCGGCGGCCGCTGCGGTTCGTGTGGACGGCGCTATCGGGCTGAACCGCCCGCCGCCATGCCGCCGGGAACGCCCTTCGGCCCAGGGATCCGCTCGCTGCTGGCCTACCTGCATCACAGCCATCATGTCGGCTTCGAGCGGCTGTCGCGCCTGCTGAAGGAGGTGTTTGGGCTGAGCATCTCCGAAGGCGCCATCGCCAATGCCTTCCGCCGCATGGGGTCGGCGTTCGATACTGCCTGCGCGGCGATCAAGACCAAGCTCCTGACCGCTCCCGTCATCGCCTCGGACGAAACCACAACCCGGGTTGACGGCGTGACCCACTGGCAGTGGGTGTTCCAGTCCGATGAGGCTGTGCTGCACACCATTGCCCCCAGCCGGGGACGGGCGGTCGCCGCCGACATTCTGGGGGATCATCGACCCGAGGTGTGGGTCTCTGACCGCTACGCCGGCCAGCAGGAGCTGGGGCAAGTTCATCAGGTCTGCCTGGCCCATGTCTTACGCGACGTTCAGTACGCCATCGACTGCGGCGACAGCGTGGTGGCGCCGAAACTCCGGGATCATCTGCGCTGGGCCATCCGTGTCGGCAAGCGAAGACCGGAGTTGAAGGACAGCACGCTCGCCGCTTACGCCGCCAAGGCCGAGCGCCGCCTCGATGCGCTGCTCGGTGTCCCCGCTGCCCATCCGGCTGGCCGCGAACTGCAGCGCCAGATCAAGGCGTGGCGCGGCAAGTTCTTTGTCTTTCTCAGCGACCGCCGCGTGCCACCGACCAACAACGTCAGTGAGCAGGAAATCCGCCCGTCCGTGATCTTCCGCAAGGTGACGAACGGCTTCCGCTCCGACTGGGGGCCGGGCATCCACGCAGGCTATCGTTCCGTCACCGGAACCGCGCGCCGCCAAGGCCAGTCCGCCTGGACCGCCATCCGCAACCTCATCGACGGCACCTTCGTCGTCGCTTAA